A region of Larus michahellis chromosome 15, bLarMic1.1, whole genome shotgun sequence DNA encodes the following proteins:
- the B3GALT9 gene encoding LOW QUALITY PROTEIN: beta-1,3-galactosyltransferase 9 (The sequence of the model RefSeq protein was modified relative to this genomic sequence to represent the inferred CDS: deleted 1 base in 1 codon) encodes MDAGGAGGGETDQNIPSLLAMGPPAEHHQLPLQSPLVVSCSQVPIKNTPGTKQCPALTWLQKPWREPSEVPGPEQGPSTGKASPYPSPCSAPRTGDSLAQRCPPPSRILRVHGDPTQGKPTKFRHQTSIWGDAECSAQGSTALHRRNTTKMTRLSKPHWQTQHSFTKLQHDHPLGSSFLPQAGEVEAIASGYWAVTGSRRPRYGRCPVSLCGGGTASHINPDPAAGTTPTAMQLTPCRLRTHQWCFILFNVLLFHMLLFGADLLEEYFLRSLPLSYTDAKTLEIRERARKLDMDPLKANLSYTVSSAATCSDQEIFLLVLVCSSPENRTRRNVIRQTWGNVTEASGYAVLTLFALGKAASVTTQLEINEESQKHRDIIEGSFIDSPETQTQKMVMSVEWTVTFCPHARYILKADEGLFVSIPSLVGHLLSLTQLEDIYMGRVVHQVAPDRDPRSPGFVPIHQYAEEFYPDYCEGSAFVMSQDVARKVYVAAKEVAVSVPPDIFVGICAKRAGITPIHSSRFSGEKHISYNRCCYKFIFTSSNMKEDELFKDWKETSNGKDCSLLETYYGLVSCKVLTYIDKFKQFNLDRIKNEVLHFAD; translated from the exons ATGGATgctggaggggcaggaggtggggagacAGACCAAAACATCCCCAGCCTCCTGGCCATGGGCCCTCCAGctgagcaccatcagctccccctGCAAAGCCCCTTAGTTGTGTCTTGCTCCCAGGTGCCCATCAAAAACACACCTGGTACTAAACAGTGTCCTGCGCTTACCTGGCTGCAGAAGCCATGGAGGGAGCCAAGCGAGGTGCCTGGCCCGGAGCAGGGCCCCAGCACAGGGAAAGCCTCTCCGTacccctctccctgctcagccccacgCACTGGAGACAGCCTGGCCCAGCGCTGCCCACCGCCTTCGCGCATCCTCCGCGTCCACGGCGACCCCACACAAGGCAAACCCACCAAGTTCAGGCACCAAACGTCCATCTGGGGAGATGCGGAGTGCTCAGCACAGGGGTCAACTGCCCTGCACAGGAGAAACACCACCAAAATGACACGGCTGTCAAAACCACACTGGCAGACGCAGCACAGCTTCACAAAG CTGCAACACGATCATCCCCTGGGATCATCTTTCCTCCCC CAGGCAGGTGAGGTGGAAGCCATCGCCTCTGGGTACTGGGCAGTAACTGGATCCCGCAGACCCAGATACGGCCGCTGCCCCGTAAGCCTCTGCGGAGGAGGAACTGCCTCCCACATTAACCCAGACCCTGctgcagggacaactcccaccgCCATGCAG ctgacacCCTGCAGGCTCCGGACTCACCAGTGGTGCTTCATCCTCTTTAATGTCTTGCTTTTCCACATGCTGCTTTTTGGAGCAGATTTACTGGAGGAATACTTCCTGCGGTCATTACCTCTTTCTTACACCGATGCAAAGACTCTTGAAATCAGGGAGAGGGCCAGGAAGCTGGACATGGATCCTCTAAAGGCCAATCTCTCTTACACCGTCAGCAGCGCAGCAACATGCTCTGATCAAGAGATATTTTTACTCGTTCTTGTCTGCAGTAGCCCAGAAAACAGGACAAGGCGCAACGTGATCAGGCAGACATGGGGCAACGTGACAGAGGCCAGCGGTTATGCTGTCCTTACTCTGTTTGCTTTAGGAAAGGCGGCGTCAGTAACCACCCAGCTGGAGATCAATGAAGAGTCTCAAAAGCACAGAGACATTATCGAAGGCAGTTTCATCGATTCTCCCGAGACGCAGACACAGAAGATGGTGATGAGCGTGGAGTGGACGGTGACTTTCTGTCCCCATGCAAGGTATATTCTTAAAGCAGATGAAGGCCTGTTTGTCAGTATTCCAAGTCTGGTTGGGCACTTGCTTAGCTTAACGCAGCTAGAGGACATTTACATGGGGAGGGTCGTTCATCAAGTAGCGCCTGACAGAGACCCCAGAAGCCCTGGGTTTGTTCCCATCCATCAATACGCAGAAGAGTTTTACCCAGATTACTGCGAAGGGAGCGCTTTTGTCATGTCCCAGGACGTCGCTCGCAAGGTCTACGTGGCCGCCAAGGAGGTGGCAGTCTCGGTGCCCCCCGACATCTTTGTTGGAATCTGTGCTAAAAGAGCTGGCATCACTCCCATCCACAGCTCTCGGTTCTCCGGGGAAAAGCACATCAGCTACAATCGATGCTGCTATAAATTCATTTTCACCTCTTCCAACATGAAAGAGGACGAGTTATTTAAAGACTGGAAGGAAACAAGCAATGGCAAAGATTGCTCCTTACTGGAAACTTACTACGGTCTGGTGTCCTGCAAGGTTTTGACCTATATTGATAAGTTCAAGCAGTTTAACTTAGATAGAATTAAAAATGAGGTTCTTCATTTTGCCGATTAA